Genomic window (Ananas comosus cultivar F153 linkage group 16, ASM154086v1, whole genome shotgun sequence):
AAAATATtgcataatattttatattaaatacttGGATCTAATCTGTAACACTTCTAGGATTTGAAAcagtctcctctctctctctctctctctctctatatatagaattaggccgGAATGTTATCAATAataccaagctattggtgctattaaattttcggcttttggatgaaaaaatgtacgacTAAGATGATGTGAATCCTCTTCGATTGAGTTattagtttaatagtataatctaacagataaaaatagtcaaagagttaAACCTGATAGTGAAAAACTTGATATCAACAAACGCTTGGTGCATAATATCCCAGctagattctctctctctctatatatatatataatgtgatgaaactaaaaaaaaaaaacaaataaatagaaCTCGTGGATAAGCTTTACTATCATTGAATAAGACACTAATCATATATCCAAGGTTGGTAACGTTTGAACGcgacctttctttctttctctctctctccctctctctctctctctctctccttttgctTCACCCTTTTGCTTGTCTTATTGCttcatattattaaaatatctctTACTTCCAATGGAAAAACCCCTCTCTTAAGCTCACACGTGTCTCGTCCTAGTAGGCCCAACATGATCATGACCCCCACGGTATCTAACACTTGGTACGTAGCACCACCACACTTAATGTCCATACTTGGTATGCATATCTCATCTCAATGCAATTATTATTATACGTTTTAGtccatttttcttttaaagTAAGGATGTTGAAACTAATGAGTTGTTAATGTGCGATCTACGTGCCatttgattatatattttaatgagTTTTAAGTGGCCAATTATATTCCACAAGCAAGGTTTTTGGATATGCTTCTATTTGAGGAACAACGAGTGACGCTCACGTGGCGAGTCGCGGTTGGGCCACGCAACGGATGATGTTGTTAGGAGTGTTGTAGTTTACACggctctttctctttttttttccctataaaTAGCCCAATCTCAAACCcccaaataattaataaagagTACTAGAAGagttttcaaaagaaatttaagacaaaaagggaaaggaaagagaaaagcaTGGAAGAGTTGCATGAGTGGGAGGTGATGTGGCCGGACAGCGATGATCGCCATCCGCCGAGCGCATCGGACGGCCGCGCATCGTCCGAAATGAAGGCCCGTGTGCGGGGATGTTCGACCACCGCGGCGATGGATATCCCGAATAGGGTGAGGATGTTGCAGGGACGGGATGTCCGGCGTGAggagaataatgataatgacaaTGATGACAATAATGATGCAGATGACACGGAGTTCACTCCGCCGCACATTTTGACGTCCCGCAGAAGCGGAGGCGGCACGAGGAAGGTCGCATTCTCGCTGTGTTCGGGGCAGGGGAGGACGCTCAAGGGCCGCGATTTGAGCTACGTTCGCAATTCGGTGCTCCGAATGACCGGATTCCTGGAGGCATAACGTTTGCcggagattttattttttattttttttgggggagGGAAAAGAGTGTTGTAATTGGTAAATGCTAGTGGAGTTTAATTGATATGAATTAACGAAGAAGTTGATAGTACGATGATGTGATGTTATTAACAAAactgattttaattttagtgaataaatttagtaaatttggtcgctattttattctttttctttctttttttttttcaaattcttcGGGCAAGCGCGATAACAGTTTGGCTTAGGATCGACGGTGAGAGAGCGAAGCAAAGTTTCGGCACCGCCTTAGATGCCAAATTTCCGGTTATGGCATTGCAACATTGATGGGAAAATGTTTTTGGCATGCTACTTATTAGCAATTTTAGTATGTGCTAAgttagatagatagagagagagaggtggtttGGCGCAACTAATTTAATCTTGTTTGGTCAAATGTCTCGTGCGAACTCCGctaataatagattaaatttattaaatcagATCAAATTCAACCAGTTATCGATgttaaaatttagtaaatttttcgGCCAATGATACGATTAGTTCTAGTAATAATGTAACCTTTGGTTGAAAACTACAATGTTGTTTTGCTAACTTGTTTTTGTATAAAGAGACCagtaattttgatttgatttttttttttgtaactcttttttttaaaaaaataataatattaataagaGTAACACTTTTTTTTCTCGAAAAGTAGGGTATcatattgatatatatttttatcatgttAAATTCATCATATTCTGATAAGGTGAATTGGGAATTAATTTGTGTCctgattaaagaacaaaattaattagGCTACAAAAAACTAAAAGAATATTGGGAATCtaattaaaagattttttttttttgagagataggtagtacgctgaCCGCTTCgattatttcattaagaaataaacttagctggaaatgtaaatcagctaggattcgaatttgggtctcagataccaaccgccaaattttttgccacttgctttagggacggttggtCTCCGGTATCATTAGAAAATGTTTACGATAGCATTTTCGTACATAGAAATAATTAAGCATGGCCAACGTTACGCGTTTCAACATTTCATTAATTTAGGTTTTCGAAGTTTCTTTTGAAATGTATTATACGCAAAGTATTTTATATCCGCAAATTAGTTAGAATATGGTGCATTGAATTAGTTACGTGTATTTTATaactctttttctatttttccccCCTAGAAGTACAAAAGAACAAGCAATGAAAATACTTCAAGTATTTTATAATCGATCTTAATTACAACGAATTTGACGAATCTTTAGCTAACCCTGGTCAATTACTGTGTTATTAACCATAAATAAATCTGAGTTTAATTATATTGAGAAGTTTCAATGgcatcaaatattattttcaaatttgagtCTTATTTTTTCGGGAAAAGATGAGAAAGGTGAGaaaagtatatatttaattagttagttagGGGAAAACCATTTATTTCCCAatacatttcaaaaaaaaaaaaaagaggtcaataagtgaaagtaaaaaaaaaaaaaaaagtatacattgactatttccttttttttggggtaAAAACATTCATTTTCATTGAATAAGcattatgttttcttttcttttcttttgtttttttttttcctgcaaatgATGTTGTTTCTGAATATGAACCGAGCTGCATATTTTGACCCAAACTTATAATTAACGGGTCAAACAAAATTTGGAATCCAAATCCAATAACAAACTAATTTACTCTTCAATTGAATCAAAAAGTGGGTCAAAGCCTTGAGTAATTAAAACATTATACATGCTCCTCTTACTGTCTCTTTCgttatttccttttttctttttgaatatttacGTACCTTAGGTGACTTTGTTATCACAATTATTTCTTATGCATCTTTTGCAACCAATTAATCTCAGGAAATAatcatgaaaattaaaataataataataataataacaacaacaccataaataggggtggcaatccagcttgcTGTTCGCCAGCCAGTTCGTATTCGGTttaaaatgagctcgagatcgaatcgatcgtttaataaacaagctaaacacaagctaaattttttagctcgtttaataaacgagccgaacacgagctggaatgagctcgctcgtgttcggctcaacaacagctcaaatacatatattttatatttatatatagagtccggctggaatactatcgataacactaaggatttggtactattgagttttccaccgttagatttaatcagttaattatttttactcgttaaattacactattcaaccaaccactcactcaaccttaggagaccgacatcatcctaaccacacattttttaatctaaggactaaaaaactaatagcaccaataacatggtgctattgatagtattacaGCCTAATtctttatgttatatatataaataaataattagtttttagctTAACATACATATTAagtccaactcaattataaaaaagtcatttatatataaaatttcaactattagataaAAGCCAAAttggtaaaattttataaatttatattatatatatattatttataattctttaaatttattgtttatgagtcagctcgtattcgacttgttagtaaatgagccgaacacgaattaaattttttgactcgatattttaacgggCCAATTTGAATTCGACTAATTTAGAAAACAAGTCGAACATGAGTCGGCCTCAGCTCGCTCGTGGGGCCCGTCTGTTCGGATCGTTGACACCCTAACCATCAGTACATGTTggcttctaaaattttataatacatTTTTCGCGAGTAGGAAAACAAGGAGTGAACCCCTCTCGCAAGTAAGCTAGTGGTCCCAACCATAAATCCTGGAGCCACGTGGCACTTTATTAGTTGTGCACTCATATAtgtcatttatta
Coding sequences:
- the LOC109722406 gene encoding uncharacterized protein LOC109722406, which produces MEELHEWEVMWPDSDDRHPPSASDGRASSEMKARVRGCSTTAAMDIPNRVRMLQGRDVRREENNDNDNDDNNDADDTEFTPPHILTSRRSGGGTRKVAFSLCSGQGRTLKGRDLSYVRNSVLRMTGFLEA